The following are encoded together in the Daucus carota subsp. sativus chromosome 5, DH1 v3.0, whole genome shotgun sequence genome:
- the LOC108223165 gene encoding adagio protein 1, which produces MERDSNSDDDVGFLLNDGGPFPFPLNSLLEPAPCGLVVTDALEPDNPIIYVNSVFEMVTGYSAQDVLARNCRFLQCRGPYAKRRHPLVDASVVSEMKRCLEEGIEFQGELLNFRKDGSPIMNRLRLIPIYGDDETITHIIGIQFFSEANVDLGPLRSSMKEAASAQDRFHFSLSSNSLVQDQSRNIQKGLCGILHLSDEVLSHNILSRLTPRDIASVSSVSRRLYEVTKTEDLWRMVCQNEWGCETIRVMEAVPGDKRLGWGRLAKELTTLESAAWKKLTVGGTVEPSRCNFSACAVGNRVFLFGGEGVNMQPMDDTFVLDLNCNNPEWQHVKVGSSPPGRWGHTLSCMNGSNLVVFGGCGQQGLLNDVFVLDLDAKHPTWREISGLAPPLPRSWHSSCILDGSKLIVSGGCTDSGVLLSDTFLLDLSTERPIWREIPAAWTPPSRLGHTLSVYGGRKILMFGGLAKSGPLRFRSSDVYTMDLGEDEPCWTSVTGSEMPGAGNPGGLAPPPRLDHVAVSLPGGKILIFGGSVAGLHSTSLVYILDLKEEKPTWRILDVPGRPPRFAWGHSTCVVGGTRAIVLGGQTGEEWMLGDLHELSFAGSPV; this is translated from the exons ATGGAGCGAGACAGTAATTCTGATGATGACGTGGGCTTTCTGTTGAACGATGGTGGGCCCTTCCCCTTTCCACTCAATAGCTTGTTGGAACCAGCACCTTGTGGCCTTGTTGTTACCGATGCTCTGGAGCCGGATAATCcgattatatatgttaattccGTGTTTGAAATGGTCACTGGTTATTCAGCTCAAGATGTTCTCGCTCGTAATTG TCGTTTTTTGCAATGTAGAGGTCCATATGCGAAAAGAAGGCATCCTCTGGTGGACGCTTCAGTTGTGTCAGAGATGAAAAGATGTCTTGAAGAAGGGATTGAGTTCCAGGGTGAATTGCTGAACTTTAGAAAGGATGGATCCCCAATTATGAATCGATTACGTCTGATTCCTATATATGGAGATGATGAAACCATAACACATATAATTGGGATCCAGTTCTTTAGCGAAGCAAATGTAGACCTGGGCCCACTTAGGTCTTCAATGAAGGAAGCTGCTAGTGCACAAGATCGTTTTCATTTTAGTCTTTCTTCTAATTCTCTAGTTCAAGATCAAAGCAGAAATATTCAAAAAGGCCTTTGTGGGATACTGCACTTGAGTGACGAAGTCTTGTCTCATAATATTCTTTCACGTTTGACCCCAAGAGATATTGCATCTGTTAGTTCCGTCAGCAGGCGACTTTATGAGGTAACAAAAACTGAAGATCTTTGGAGAATGGTCTGTCAAAATGAATGGGGCTGTGAAACAATTAGGGTGATGGAGGCAGTTCCCGGGGATAAAAGACTAGGCTGGGGTAGACTGGCAAAGGAGCTAACCACTCTTGAATCTGCAGCATGGAAGAAATTAACTGTTGGAGGAACGGTTGAACCATCGCGTTGCAACTTCAGTGCATGTGCAGTTGGGAACCGTGTGTTTCTTTTTGGTGGAGAGGGGGTCAACATGCAGCCAATGGATGATACGTTCGTATTAGATTTGAATTGCAACAATCCTGAGTGGCAACATGTTAAAGTGGGATCTTCACCTCCTGGGCGTTGGGGTCACACACTTTCTTGCATGAATGGATCTAATTTAGTTGTTTTTGGAGGTTGTGGACAACAGGGATTACTCAATGATGTCTTTGTTTTGGACTTGGATGCCAAGCATCCAACATGGCGTGAGATCTCTGGTTTGGCTCCTCCCCTTCCAAGGTCTTGGCATAGCTCCTGCATTCTTGATGGGAGCAAATTGATTGTTTCTGGTGGTTGCACAGATTCTGGTGTACTTCTTAGTGACACTTTTCTGCTAGACCTTTCTACTGAGAGGCCAATTTGGAGAGAGATACCAGCAGCATGGACCCCACCTTCTCGACTTGGTCACACTCTCTCTGTTTATGGGGGCAGGAAAATCTTGATGTTTGGTGGTCTTGCCAAGAGTGGCCCCCTGCGGTTTCGTTCAAGTGATGTATATACAAtggatttgggtgaagatgaacCTTGTTGGACAAGTGTGACTGGGAGTGAAATGCCGGGTGCTGGAAATCCAGGAGGATTAGCTCCTCCGCCAAGGCTAGATCATGTAGCTGTTAGCCTCCCTGGTGGCAAGATTCTGATCTTTGGTGGTTCCGTGGCAGGTCTTCATTCAACCTCACTAGTTTATATCCTAGATCTGAAGGAAGAGAAACCTACATGGAGGATATTAGATGTACCTGGCCGCCCTCCAAGATTTGCGTGGGGACATAGTACCTGTGTTGTTGGAGGAACAAGAGCAATAGTCCTTGGAGGTCAAACTGGTGAGGAGTGGATGCTCGGTGATCTTCAtgagttgtcttttgcaggttCTCCTGTTTGA